The proteins below come from a single Orcinus orca chromosome 6, mOrcOrc1.1, whole genome shotgun sequence genomic window:
- the LCN8 gene encoding epididymal-specific lipocalin-8, giving the protein MTMQDLDLQKIAGFWREVGVASSPNLALQTPKRLEALFLTLSGEELTVKAVYNSSGSCEAEQIVSSEINVSGKFVFPGHREIQVIDTDYEQYAILRVSLHWRDKEFHVLKYFIRGLEGEYEPGFWKFRELTTDTGL; this is encoded by the exons ATGACCATGCAGGACCTGGACCTGCAGAAG ATTGCAGGGTTCTGGCGGGAAGTTGGGGTGGCCTCCAGCCCAAACCTGGCACTGCAGACCCCAAAGAGGCTGGAGGCCTTGTTCCTGACCTTGAGTGGGGAGGAGCTGACTGTGAAGGCTGTGTATAACAG TTCAGGAAGCTGTGAGGCTGAACAAATAgtgagctcagaaataaatgtttCGGGGAAATTTGTTTTCC CAGGCCACAGGGAGATCCAGGTGATAGACACGGACTACGAACAGTACGCCATCCTGAGGGTGTCCCTCCACTGGCGGGACAAGGAATTCCACGTGCTCAAGTATTTCA TTCGGGGCCTTGAGGGCGAGTATGAACCAGGCTTCTGGAAGTTCCGGGAGTTGACCACAGACACGGGACTGTAG
- the LCN6 gene encoding epididymal-specific lipocalin-6 — protein MAPYCPKLKSMGTGSKALNHGCPPVPPGSHLQLLGSWYILAVASGEKDFVVDKATKNIEGVMLTLTPENTLKVLSSRSRRESCHLHAVELTKQNSRWVFRNPSLGVLEYRVLATNFRDYAIVLTQLELQDEAFSTVELYSRTELASQKAMGLFTKWSKGLGFSSQQQATLQKDLTCARKVFQ, from the exons ATGGCTCCCTACTGCCCCAAACTCAAATCCATGGGCACTGGGTCCAAGGCCCTCAACCACGGCTGCCCTCCGGTCCCCCCTGGCTCACACCTGCAG CTCCTGGGGTCCTGGTACATTCTCGCCGTGGCCTCGGGCGAGAAGGACTTTGTGGTGGACAAGGCCACGAAGAACATCGAGGGGGTCATGCTGACCCTCACGCCAGAGAACACTCTGAAGGTGCTGTCCTCCCGGAGCCG GCGGGAGAGTTGCCACCTGCATGCTGTGGAACTGACGAAACAAAATTCCAGATGGGTGTTCAGGAATCCCT CCCTGGGTGTGCTGGAGTACCGGGTGCTGGCCACCAACTTCAGGGACTATGCCATAGTGCTCACGCAGCTGGAGCTCCAGGACGAGGCCTTCAGCACCGTGGAGCTGTACA GCCGGACGGAGCTGGCCAGCCAGAAGGCCATGGGCCTCTTCACCAAGTGGAGCAAGGGCCTGGGCTTCTCGTCCCAGCAGCAGGCCACGCTGCAGAAGGACC TCACCTGTGCACGCAAGGTCTTCCAG TGA
- the LOC125964912 gene encoding LOW QUALITY PROTEIN: uncharacterized protein LOC125964912 (The sequence of the model RefSeq protein was modified relative to this genomic sequence to represent the inferred CDS: inserted 1 base in 1 codon), which produces MLWVRSEYQQAGLPLAAVCPGGLGYTESASHGHPCPWCCPTERAHAYSAGRPRGARAHVLSMPGAPGWAVYWELLRLLLEPSGQLPGPDTRGKVIAALLGLFLALADGEEDLSLEDFDFAQVAGSGRLPSGTGPSRQVWETLQDLLPLEPPASSAACGALEFPRPLYLVRDCLRSNLEPQGSPRMKKMGAVMAQQEGPHLALTSVSDHCCVEEKSQAVKGXVPGKFELPTESGGKEVTVVATDYETSSIMNTVFHKGGKAHSVLKLHSRMVEHDERAVDRFLVKAVEHGLSAGDVELLSKEPPHAVPSYREGAESAAGQAALGVVRGYGDGDAICHTPRVFSGP; this is translated from the exons ATGCTGTGGGTGAGAAGCGAGTACCAGCAGGCGGGGCTGCCTTTGGCCGCCGTCTG CCCGGGGGGGCTGGGCTACACAGAGTCAGCGTCGCATGGGCACCCATGTCCCTGGTGCTGCCCCACTGAGCGGGCCCACGCCTACTCAGCTGGCAGGCCCCGGGGGGCACGCGCCCACGTCCTGAGCATGCCTGGGGCTCCCGGGTGGGCCGTGTACTGGGAGCTGCTGAGGCTCCTGCTGGAGCCTTCCGGGCAGCTGCCGGGTCCTG ACACGAGGGGCAAGGTGATCGCAGCCCTGCTGGGGCTGTTCTTGGCGCTGGCGGACGGTGAGGAGGACTTGAGCCTAGAGGACTTCGACTTTGCCCAGGTGGCCGGGTCAGGGCGCCTGCCGTCGGGGACAGGCCCGTCCCGGCAAGTCTGGGAGACCCTGCAGGACCTGCTGCCCCTGGAGCCCCCTGCTAGCTCCGCAGCGTGCGGGGCCCTGGAATTTCCCAGACCACT GTATCTGGTACGAGATTGCCTTCGCTCCAACCTGGAGCCCCAGGGCTCACCCCGGATGAAGAAGATGGGGGCCGTAATGGCGCAGCAGGAGGGGCCCCACCTGGCCCTGACCTCCGTGTCTGACCA CTGCTGTGTGGAGGAGAAGAGCCAGGCTGTGAAGG TCGTCCCCGGGAAGTTCGAGCTTCCTACGGAGTCTG GAGGCAAAGAGGTCACTGTGGTGGCCACGGACTACGAGACGTCCAGCATCATGAACACTGTCTTCCACAAAGGAGGGAAGGCCCACAGTGTCCTGAAACTTCACA GCCGGATGGTGGAACACGACGAAAGAGCCGTGGACAGGTTCCTCGTAAAGgccgtggagcacgggctgtcaGCAGGGGATGTGGAGCTGCTCTCCAAGGAAC CCCCTCACGCTGTCCCGTCCTACCGGGAG GGGGCTGAGTCGGCCGCAGGCCAGGCTGCCCTGGGGGTGGTGCGGGGGTACGGGGACGGGGACGCCATCTGCCACACTCCTAGGGTCTTCTCTGGTCCCTGA